A single genomic interval of Perca fluviatilis chromosome 19, GENO_Pfluv_1.0, whole genome shotgun sequence harbors:
- the spef1 gene encoding sperm flagellar protein 1 codes for MDRELNEEELQDLYAWIDKISLSRPKRNITRDFSDGVMAAEVVKYFFPKFVDLHNYIPANSTQQKLSNWDLLNRKVFSKLNFHVPEETVKRIVLSTAGVIEPVLNALREKIDKKLEHTTENILDLEYYDTRNQEKPHTEIHQTEAKLVAQLAGEEMKKDEKSRIKNGKLQQTAQFYSDMDPTLRLILQEKEQAVMALQETVEILQMKVNRLEHLVHLKDMRIEDLMRHLETYKAKGNTR; via the exons ATGGACCGAGAACTGAACGAAGAGGAACTGCAGGATTTGTACGCTTGGATAGACAAAATATCTCTGTCCCGGCCCAAACGAAACATCACAAGAGACTTCAGCGACGGAG TGATGGCTGCAGAGGTCGTCAAATATTTCTTCCCAAAGTTTGTTGACCTGCACAACTATATTcctgcaaactccacacaacaGAAGCTCAGTAACTGGGATCTCCTCAACAG GAAGGTGTTTTCCAAGCTGAACTTCCACGTGCCTGAAGAGACAGTGAAGAGGATTGTACTGAGCACTGCAGGAGTGATAGAGCCTGTACTGAATGCCCTCAGGGAGAAGATAGACAAGAAACTGGAGCACACTACAGAGAATATACtg gATTTGGAATACTATGACACCAGAAACCAGGAGAAACCTCATACAG AAATTCACCAGACCGAAGCAAAACTTGTGGCTCAGCTGGCAGGAGAAGAGAtgaaaaaagatgaaaagagcAGAATAAAAAACGG TAAACTGCAGCAGACAGCACAGTTTTACTCAGACATGGACCCTACTTTACGACTAATCCTGCAGGAAAAAGAGCAAGCTGTCATGGCTCTGCAGGAGACTGTGGag atcctGCAGATGAAAGTAAACAGGTTAGAGCATCTGGTTCACTTGAAGGACATGCGTATTGAAGATCTGATGCGGCATCTGGAAACCTACAAAGCAAAAGGCAATACACGCTGA